A single window of Archangium gephyra DNA harbors:
- a CDS encoding alpha/beta fold hydrolase, producing the protein MMNELIATDVGPSHLDIAYARHGNPAHPTVLLVMGLAAQLVHWPLGFVQALVGRGLQVVRFDNRDSGRSTHLRAAPPADLPAVLRGDLSSVSYTLSDMAADAAGLLDVLKIDAAHVVGASMGGAIAQTVAIEHPKRVRSLTSMMFTTGDMAVGQTHPATLQALFGGPPARTREEVVARAVRGIGIVGSPAYPANLTEVAEVAGLAYDRGYDEAAIARQAVATVASGDRTGRLHALDVPALVLHGLADTMSDPSGGRATAAAIPGAELVLIEGMGHNLPPGLWERIADHIAAVVRRGEERARLAAGA; encoded by the coding sequence ATGATGAACGAACTGATCGCCACCGATGTCGGCCCCTCACACCTCGACATCGCCTACGCGCGGCACGGCAATCCGGCACACCCGACGGTCCTGTTGGTGATGGGCCTCGCCGCCCAGCTCGTGCACTGGCCGCTCGGCTTCGTCCAGGCGCTCGTCGGACGCGGCCTGCAGGTCGTGCGCTTCGACAACCGGGACTCGGGCCGCTCCACGCACCTGCGCGCTGCCCCGCCCGCGGATCTGCCCGCGGTGCTCAGGGGCGATCTGTCATCGGTCTCGTACACCCTCTCCGACATGGCCGCCGACGCGGCCGGCCTGCTCGACGTGCTGAAGATTGACGCCGCCCACGTCGTGGGCGCCTCGATGGGCGGCGCGATCGCGCAGACCGTGGCGATCGAGCACCCGAAGCGGGTGCGCTCGCTCACGTCCATGATGTTCACGACCGGCGATATGGCCGTCGGGCAGACCCATCCCGCGACCCTTCAGGCGTTGTTCGGGGGGCCCCCCGCACGCACGCGCGAGGAGGTCGTCGCACGCGCCGTGCGCGGCATCGGAATCGTCGGCTCGCCCGCATACCCGGCCAACCTGACCGAGGTGGCCGAGGTGGCCGGGCTTGCGTACGACCGCGGCTACGACGAGGCCGCGATCGCGCGCCAGGCCGTTGCGACGGTCGCGTCCGGCGACCGCACCGGACGGCTGCACGCGCTCGACGTCCCGGCGCTCGTGCTGCACGGGCTCGCCGACACGATGTCCGACCCGAGCGGCGGGCGCGCCACGGCGGCTGCCATTCCCGGTGCCGAGCTCGTGCTCATCGAGGGGATGGGACACAATCTCCCTCCTGGCCTCTGGGAGCGGATCGCCGACCACATCGCCGCGGTCGTGCGGCGCGGCGAGGAGCGGGCGCGGCTCGCGGCCGGCGCGTAG